The following proteins come from a genomic window of Castor canadensis chromosome 17, mCasCan1.hap1v2, whole genome shotgun sequence:
- the Ccr2 gene encoding C-C chemokine receptor type 2, with product MKDTYLQISRSLLSTSQSLLESINDSSEEVTTIYDYGSSEPCYKPKVRQVAARLLPPLYSLVFIFGIVGNMLVVLTLVNCKKLRSMTDIFLLNLAISDLLFVLTLPFWAHYAANQWVFGNAMCKLLTGIYHMGYFGGIFFIILLTIDRYLAIVHAVFALKARTVTFGVVTSGVTWVVVTFASLPGIIFTKFEKADSGYSCGPHFPLTWKNFHTIMRNILSLVLPLLVMVICYSGILRTLLRCRNEKRRHKAVRLIFAIMIVYFLFWAPYNIVLLLTTFQELFGLSSCERSSHLDQAMQVTETLGMTHCCINPIIYAFVGEKFRRYLSVFFRKHVAKHLCKLCPVFCGETADQVSSTFTPSTGEQDVSAGL from the coding sequence atgaaagacactTATCTCCAGATTTCCCGCAGCTTGCTCTCCACATCTCAGTCTCTGCTAGAAAGCATCAATGACAGCAGTGAAGAGGTCACCACCATTTATGACTATGGCAGCAGTGAACCCTGTTATAAACCCAAAGTGCGGCAGGTCGCAGCCCGGCTCCTGCCCCCGCTCTACTCGCTGGTGTTCATCTTTGGCATTGTGGGTAACATGCTGGTGGTCCTCACCCTGGTCAACTGCAAGAAGTTAAGGAGCATGACTGACATCTTCCTGCTCAACCTGGCCATCTCCGACCTGCTCTTCGTGCTCACGCTCCCGTTCTGGGCCCACTATGCCGCAAATCAGTGGGTCTTTGGAAATGCAATGTGTAAGTTACTCACAGGGATATATCACATGGGCTATTTTGGTGGAATCTTCTTCATCATCCTCTTGACGATCGATAGGTATCTAGCGATCGTCCACGCTGTGTTTGCTTTAAAAGCCAGGACAGTCACCTTTGGGGTGGTGACAAGTGGAGTCACCTGGGTAGTGGTCACATTTGCCTCTCTCCCAGGAATCATCTTCACTAAATTTGAAAAGGCAGATTCTGGTTACTCCTGTGGCCCTCATTTTCCATTAACATGGAAGAACTTCCATACAATAATGAGGAACATCTTGAGCTTGGTCCTGCCCCTGCTTGTCATGGTCATCTGCTACTCGGGAATCCTGCGCACCCTCCTCCGGTGTCGCAATGAGAAGAGGAGACACAAGGCTGTGAGGCTCATCTTCGCCATCATGATCGTCTACTTTCTTTTCTGGGCTCCCTACAACATCGTGCTCCTCCTGACCACCTTCCAGGAGCTCTTTGGCCTGAGTAGCTGTGAGAGAAGCAGTCACCTGGACCAGGCCATGCAGGTGACAGAGACTCTTGGGATGACACACTGTTGTATCAACCCCATCATCTATGCCTTTGTCGGGGAGAAGTTCCGAAGGTATCTCTCTGTGTTCTTCAGAAAGCATGTGGCCAAACACCTCTGCAAACTGTGCCCAGTGTTCTGTGGAGAGACAGCAGACCAAGTGAGCTCAACATTCACCCCTTCCACGGGGGAGCAGGACGTCTCGGCTGGTTTATAA